DNA from Colletotrichum higginsianum IMI 349063 chromosome 7 map unlocalized unitig_7, whole genome shotgun sequence:
CAGTCGGACGCCAATGACCTTTCCGAGTTGCGTCCCCAAGACTCTGCCTCCGCCGACATCTCCGACACGACATCCGCCCTCGAAAccatgtcctcctcgcccgcagccgccgccgccgcccgcacAATCTCGAGAGCAGTGTCCAGCGCGAGTAACCGGACCGACAAGCATTCACAGGGACCCAGTCCGGCTGACCAGACAGACGAGGAGCCGCCGTTCCTTCGTGCAGagtccgccgccgactcggTCTCCACGACCCTGCGCAGCAAACGATCGGACGGGAGCCTGCGTGGAGGTCTCGTCGACGCTGGCAGCACACCGGGACACGCCTTGAGCTACGGCACCCGACCCAAGTACTTGCGAAGCCGCGGCGCCAGTCAGCgctcctccgtctcctccttcatcaccAACCCCGATACCCACGATGATCTCGAGAGCGAAGGCACCGCCAATCTGGGCGCCGACTTTGCTCTTCAatccggcggcgccgcccctACCTTGAGCTTGCCTCGCAGCCTCAGCAGCATATTGTCGCGCTCCGTGAGCATCGGTAGTATGGTCTCCGGCATGGACGATCCGGAGTCGTTGCCCAACCAGCTCGAGACACTAGACGAGGTCGACAATGCATTCACGCCCCGACGACTGCCGCGGAACGACGATGACCTTCTGGCTACGCCAAAGCCTTCCAAAGAGAACCTCACCGCCCCGACCGACACCGTCATCGCCCGGCATGTTAGAAATGTGCAGGTGCCCGAGTCGCTGGCGAAGGAGTACAGAAACAAGAGCGGCTTCGTGACGCCCCGCAAACACTCCGACATGCCGCTCAGCGCTTCCACGAGGTCGGGTAAGAACCTGACACTCAAGGAGCAGAGCAGCACCATCGAGCGTCTGTCCAAGGAGAATTTCGACCTCAAGCTCAAGGTCATGTTTCTTAGCGACCGTCTCGACAAGCTCTCCGAAGAGGGTGTTAGGGAAATGATCTCGGAGAACGTTGAGCTCAAGACGAACCTCGCCGTCATCCAGCGCGACAACAAGGCACTGCGCAGGAGggtcaaggagctcgagaagcagctCAAGGACGACCAAGATCGACCCGGTACCGCGAGGAGCGGCGGCTCGTCAAACGACAGCTCCTCCGACCACGACGCCCAGGagcgcgaggaggagctgatTTACTTGCGCGAGCGCGTCGAGGAGTACGTGACCGAGATCGAGAGGCTTCGCAACGACAGCATGGCCAAGGAGGCGGAGAAACGCAAGCTGAGCGAGGTCGTCAGGTCACTGGGCGAGAGGACCAGCGGCAACCTCGGTAGTCAGGAGGAGGCGGATGTTTGGAAGGATCTCCTCGAACAGGAGACGGCCCGCCGCGAGCAATCCGACGAAGACAACCGCAAGCTGCGCGACGAACTATTCCGCATCAAGCAGGAGATGAGCAGCGGACACGGCGGCCTGCACCACACAACCAACATTTACAATATCACCAAGAAGCCTAGACAAACATCGCCCAGTCGCCCCGTATCCGGCCTCTCGGGAGACGTCGAGACGAACGGTGGCTTTAGTGCCGCCAGCACGTTGGTTGATGAGCTGCGCAGAGAAAGCGAGCAGCTGCGGCACGAGAACGCCGAGCTTAGGCGCGAGGTTGGCGCGCAGACATCCATGCTCACGTCGAGAAACCGCGAAAAGGAGCGGCTGTACCAGGAGATTGAGGACCTGAAGATGGCacaacggcgaggaggtcctGCACCGTCTACGGTGGACTCCCTCTTGGAGCGTTCGGCATCGCGCGCTGGTGCGCATCACAGGTCCATGTCACGCGTAAGCGCCAGCAGAACCCAAATGACCGAGATTGACGAGCTGGAACGCGAAGAGCTGGAGAACAAGCTGGCCGAGACACGTGACAAGATCAGCGAGATCAAATTGCAGAACCAAGAGCTCCAACGTGAGCTCGAAGGATGCATGGCAGACTTTGAGACAGCTGTCGAGGGCAAGAGACAGGCAGAGGAGATCGCCGTCACGCTGCAGGAGGACCTTGACAACGCCATGAACGACCTTGTGGCGCTGCAGGCGGAACGGGACGAGGCGCTCAGGGAGCAGGCCGACATGGAGGCGGAGTTCGAGTCGTTGCGGAAAGAAGCTCAGGAGGAGATTGACGCGCTCGAAGGCGAGGCCGACCAACGGAGCGACGAGATACAGAGGCTCCAACTTGAGCTCAACGACCGGACCGAGAACTTTGACGCGCTGCAGGAGGAAATGCGCAAGATGAGCGAGGCGCTGGTCGGGTTGGAGGACGAGCAGGCCGCCAAGTTCCGCAGGATACAGCAGCTGGAACAGGACCTCGCGGACGCTAACAAGGAATCCGAGGAGCTTGAGACCAAGCTGCTCGAGTCGAACGACAAGGCGCAGCGGCTCAGCGTGCAACAGGAATCCAGCCAGGGGGAGATCGCCTTCCTCCGTGAGGAGCAGGAGGGCGACAAGATCCGCATCGGCGACCTCGAAGCGGCACTCGCCAACACGGAGCAAAGCCTGCGCGAGGAGCGCGACAGGGTCAAGGAGCTGGAGCAACGCCTGGCCAcggagcggcggcagcacgaGATGGTGTCTAaccaggagaaggaggaggtaCAGCAGTTTGTCAACGAGCTCAACCGCGAGATGTcggcggc
Protein-coding regions in this window:
- a CDS encoding microtubule associated protein is translated as MEREDDTRPSSQFNRDDGDNRPTTARRLEHDNDDSRPDDPTENTTPTDDKSQSIPAENHPPDGRDHEHGHTHDSHPDSDPDAVLKTPSKPPAHSDPSNESMLPPPRPQASAVPDSSFVEGATFDDSRHDSLAESAVRAHLQDVESSFVSRLSPIPTITHEGTDDTYLFDGAAPARSPAPPRQTPAKSPSPSPRPTSEPDRDEQSDANDLSELRPQDSASADISDTTSALETMSSSPAAAAAARTISRAVSSASNRTDKHSQGPSPADQTDEEPPFLRAESAADSVSTTLRSKRSDGSLRGGLVDAGSTPGHALSYGTRPKYLRSRGASQRSSVSSFITNPDTHDDLESEGTANLGADFALQSGGAAPTLSLPRSLSSILSRSVSIGSMVSGMDDPESLPNQLETLDEVDNAFTPRRLPRNDDDLLATPKPSKENLTAPTDTVIARHVRNVQVPESLAKEYRNKSGFVTPRKHSDMPLSASTRSGKNLTLKEQSSTIERLSKENFDLKLKVMFLSDRLDKLSEEGVREMISENVELKTNLAVIQRDNKALRRRVKELEKQLKDDQDRPGTARSGGSSNDSSSDHDAQEREEELIYLRERVEEYVTEIERLRNDSMAKEAEKRKLSEVVRSLGERTSGNLGSQEEADVWKDLLEQETARREQSDEDNRKLRDELFRIKQEMSSGHGGLHHTTNIYNITKKPRQTSPSRPVSGLSGDVETNGGFSAASTLVDELRRESEQLRHENAELRREVGAQTSMLTSRNREKERLYQEIEDLKMAQRRGGPAPSTVDSLLERSASRAGAHHRSMSRVSASRTQMTEIDELEREELENKLAETRDKISEIKLQNQELQRELEGCMADFETAVEGKRQAEEIAVTLQEDLDNAMNDLVALQAERDEALREQADMEAEFESLRKEAQEEIDALEGEADQRSDEIQRLQLELNDRTENFDALQEEMRKMSEALVGLEDEQAAKFRRIQQLEQDLADANKESEELETKLLESNDKAQRLSVQQESSQGEIAFLREEQEGDKIRIGDLEAALANTEQSLREERDRVKELEQRLATERRQHEMVSNQEKEEVQQFVNELNREMSAAKDEARRLRKSLTSREVEATEWKERLMELENNLREALGDLNGTRSSLLKSIAKLQRELENTVRELDTTKASLVEKDRLIKQRDALLESHGLESRKLAGELEKERQAHRTTRNQFETFQKTHLHVSRTVSTQDLRISELESTRAQDKKRISQLEATFRDQLTERNNLLLVLWTRLSALCGTDWAHDNSLINGRALPSLEAVATMLPGFSKNLLAAVKTIETMVGGFSSRIKGVERDLWREYQSLETNLESRTKKLERLETIVRNSMTSGTLGSYEQARMSRLEDAYRQLKVENATLRTAQDVRSRAAYSASNDPNAAMPEPGSGSPSPSIPTGPRERERKPRKGERASTMTRSASSHTVTTTGTGTTPTPGSANHNPFETTLAERDPTDNRWIFKLRDLENKLKAEREGRSQDRNAARQRLGGLETENRDLRSEVSRIRRANGQLGDS